The Arthrobacter sp. NicSoilC5 genome has a window encoding:
- a CDS encoding AMP-dependent synthetase/ligase: protein MREFSVPPLVVVPPETNITDLVLRQAAKPSNPALFSRLDASGAWRNVSATEFLADVKALAKGLMASGVGAGDRVGIMSRTRYEWSLVDFSIWFAGAVSVPIYETSSPSQVAWNLGDSGAVAAFGESAQHENVIRQAVTAEGLTDVQHVWQLEGQGLDSLREAGRGVSDEDLESRRKAAGLQDVATIIYTSGTTGRPKGCELTHGNFVELSDNALGIIGEIVHEHAKTIMFLPLAHVFARYISVLAMAAGTTVAHTPDIKNLLADLQSYEPTFILAVPRVFEKVYNSALTKAEDGGKGAIFHRAAETAIAFSKARQDGRVGLGLKLRHALFDKLVYGKLRAAMGGHVAHAVSGGGPLGERLGHFFQGIGLQVLEGYGLTETTAPITVNTPSRIKIGSVGKPLPGNSVKIADDGEILAKGVCVMRGYYGRDDLTAEAFTDGWFHTGDIGKLDDDGFVWITGRKKEIIVTAGGKNVIPALLEDQIRADALVSQVLVVGDNRPFIGALVTLDQEALPGWLQRHGLPADTTLEQAAANPVVKAAVQDLITAANSSVSQAEAIKSFRIVPADFTEASGHLTPSMKVKRSQVMKDFESVIEEMYSAPRS from the coding sequence GTGCGCGAATTCAGTGTTCCGCCCCTGGTTGTTGTCCCGCCCGAAACCAACATCACTGACCTGGTGCTGCGGCAGGCGGCCAAGCCCAGCAACCCGGCACTGTTTTCCCGCCTGGACGCCTCGGGTGCGTGGCGCAACGTGTCGGCCACCGAATTCCTGGCCGACGTCAAGGCGTTGGCCAAGGGGCTGATGGCCAGTGGAGTCGGCGCCGGTGACCGTGTGGGCATCATGTCCCGTACCCGCTACGAGTGGTCTCTCGTGGACTTTTCCATCTGGTTCGCAGGAGCGGTCTCGGTCCCCATCTATGAAACCTCCTCCCCTTCCCAGGTGGCCTGGAACCTGGGTGACTCCGGCGCGGTGGCCGCGTTCGGCGAGTCCGCCCAGCACGAGAACGTTATCCGCCAGGCCGTCACCGCCGAAGGCCTGACGGACGTGCAGCACGTGTGGCAGCTTGAGGGCCAGGGCCTGGACAGCCTCCGGGAAGCAGGCCGCGGCGTCAGCGATGAGGACCTCGAGTCCCGCCGCAAAGCTGCGGGACTGCAGGACGTTGCCACCATCATCTACACCTCCGGAACCACAGGACGCCCCAAGGGCTGTGAGCTGACGCACGGCAACTTCGTGGAACTCTCGGACAATGCCCTGGGCATCATCGGCGAAATTGTCCACGAGCATGCCAAGACCATCATGTTCCTGCCGCTGGCCCACGTGTTTGCCCGGTACATCTCGGTACTGGCGATGGCAGCCGGAACCACGGTGGCCCACACCCCGGACATCAAGAACCTCCTGGCGGACCTGCAGAGCTACGAACCGACGTTCATCCTGGCGGTGCCCAGGGTCTTCGAGAAGGTCTACAACTCCGCGCTGACCAAGGCCGAGGACGGCGGCAAAGGCGCCATCTTCCACCGGGCCGCCGAGACTGCCATCGCCTTCTCGAAGGCGCGGCAGGACGGACGGGTGGGGCTGGGCCTGAAGCTGCGGCACGCGTTGTTCGACAAGCTGGTCTACGGCAAGCTGCGGGCTGCCATGGGTGGACATGTTGCCCATGCCGTGTCCGGTGGCGGCCCCCTGGGCGAGCGGCTGGGCCACTTCTTCCAGGGCATTGGCCTGCAGGTGCTGGAGGGATACGGGCTCACCGAAACCACCGCGCCCATCACGGTGAACACCCCGTCCCGGATCAAGATCGGTTCCGTGGGCAAGCCCCTCCCGGGCAACTCCGTCAAGATTGCCGACGACGGCGAGATCCTGGCCAAGGGAGTCTGCGTCATGCGCGGCTACTACGGGCGGGACGACCTCACCGCGGAGGCGTTCACGGATGGCTGGTTCCATACCGGGGACATCGGCAAGCTGGATGACGACGGTTTCGTCTGGATCACCGGCCGCAAAAAGGAAATCATCGTTACCGCCGGCGGCAAGAACGTCATCCCGGCCCTGCTGGAGGACCAGATCCGTGCCGACGCCCTGGTATCGCAGGTTCTCGTGGTGGGCGACAACAGGCCCTTCATCGGGGCCCTGGTAACCCTGGACCAGGAAGCCCTGCCGGGCTGGCTCCAGCGCCACGGCCTTCCGGCGGACACCACCCTGGAGCAGGCAGCGGCCAATCCAGTGGTTAAGGCAGCAGTGCAGGACCTCATTACCGCGGCAAATTCGTCGGTCTCCCAGGCCGAAGCCATCAAGTCCTTCCGCATCGTCCCGGCCGACTTCACCGAAGCCTCCGGGCACCTCACGCCGTCAATGAAGGTCAAAAGGTCACAGGTCATGAAGGACTTCGAAAGCGTAATCGAGGAAATGTACTCCGCCCCGCGCTCCTGA
- a CDS encoding ROK family glucokinase, with product MYGPLPGDQAGPLKRPAPWRRRPATHRAGQLHGGAGGHLRLGRKGLAIGIDIGGTKVAAGVVDAEGRILSEARRSTPGTDPRAVEQVIVELVEELGRGHRIWSVGIGAAGWMDLAGGTVLFSPHLAWRNEPLRDNLQRLLRRPVLLTNDADAAAWAEWRFGAGQGEDRLVCITLGTGIGGAMVMDGRVERGRFGVAGEFGHQIIMPGGHRCECGNRGCWEQYASGNALGREARLLARSNSPMAQDLLAAVGGHPEAITGAIVTELALAGDPASRELIEEVGEWLGLGLANLAAALDPGLFVIGGGLCSAGDLLVEPARKAFARNLTGRGFRPAAGIELAALGPNAGLIGAADLSRVSSRVRS from the coding sequence ATGTACGGACCGTTGCCCGGCGATCAGGCCGGCCCCCTGAAAAGACCAGCTCCGTGGCGCCGCCGTCCCGCCACCCACCGTGCCGGACAGCTCCATGGCGGCGCCGGCGGGCACCTCCGCCTGGGCCGCAAGGGACTGGCCATCGGAATCGACATCGGGGGAACCAAGGTCGCTGCCGGCGTGGTGGACGCCGAAGGACGGATCCTCAGCGAGGCCCGCCGCTCCACCCCCGGAACGGACCCGCGGGCAGTGGAGCAGGTCATTGTCGAACTGGTGGAGGAACTCGGCCGGGGGCACCGCATCTGGTCAGTGGGCATCGGCGCAGCCGGCTGGATGGACCTTGCCGGGGGAACCGTCCTTTTCAGCCCGCACCTGGCCTGGCGCAATGAGCCGCTGCGTGACAACCTCCAGCGGCTCCTCCGCCGGCCGGTGCTCCTGACCAACGACGCCGATGCCGCAGCATGGGCGGAGTGGCGCTTCGGCGCCGGGCAGGGGGAGGACCGGCTGGTCTGCATCACGCTGGGTACCGGCATCGGCGGCGCCATGGTGATGGACGGCAGGGTGGAACGCGGCCGCTTTGGCGTGGCAGGCGAGTTTGGCCACCAGATCATCATGCCGGGCGGCCACCGCTGCGAATGCGGCAACCGAGGCTGCTGGGAACAGTACGCTTCGGGCAACGCCCTGGGACGGGAAGCCCGGCTCCTGGCGCGGTCCAACTCACCGATGGCCCAGGACCTGCTGGCGGCCGTGGGGGGACATCCGGAAGCGATCACCGGAGCCATCGTGACCGAACTGGCGCTCGCCGGCGACCCCGCTTCGCGGGAGCTGATCGAGGAGGTCGGCGAATGGCTGGGCCTCGGGCTGGCCAACCTGGCAGCGGCCCTGGACCCGGGGCTGTTCGTTATCGGCGGCGGCCTGTGCTCAGCGGGCGACCTGCTGGTCGAACCGGCCCGCAAGGCCTTCGCACGGAACCTGACGGGGCGCGGATTCCGCCCGGCTGCAGGGATCGAGCTGGCGGCCCTGGGCCCCAACGCGGGGCTCATCGGAGCTGCCGACCTTTCCCGCGTCAGCAGCCGCGTCCGCAGCTGA
- a CDS encoding alpha/beta fold hydrolase produces the protein MTSGPDHSPFTSPFSGEGSRTGVVLSHGFTGSPHGLRAWAAAFAAAGFAVRMPLLPGHGTTWQDLARTRWQQWHGALDDAFLELDAECDQVFAAGLSMGGALALRIAATRPVAGVILVNPGLVIDDPRAPLAGILKLVLKSTPSIGNDILKAGMDEGAYARTPVAAAHELNKMFRDTVRLLPRVTAPVQVYRSTVDHVVSDASMNALRRGLTHAPLEVVRLENSYHVATLDNDADRIFEGSVEFIRRVLQNAPAGPARPGQEVRSEQA, from the coding sequence ATGACCTCCGGTCCGGACCACAGCCCGTTCACCAGCCCCTTCAGCGGCGAAGGATCCCGCACGGGGGTGGTCCTGTCCCACGGCTTCACGGGAAGCCCCCATGGCCTGCGCGCCTGGGCCGCGGCGTTCGCCGCAGCCGGTTTCGCCGTCCGCATGCCGCTGCTGCCCGGCCACGGGACCACGTGGCAGGATCTGGCCCGCACCCGCTGGCAGCAGTGGCACGGCGCCCTGGACGACGCCTTCCTGGAACTGGACGCGGAGTGCGACCAGGTCTTCGCAGCCGGCCTGAGCATGGGCGGGGCTCTGGCCCTGCGCATTGCGGCCACCCGGCCCGTCGCGGGAGTGATCCTGGTGAACCCCGGCCTGGTGATTGATGATCCCCGCGCGCCCTTGGCAGGGATCCTGAAGCTGGTGCTTAAAAGCACCCCCTCCATCGGCAATGACATCCTCAAGGCAGGGATGGATGAGGGCGCCTATGCACGCACACCCGTGGCCGCTGCCCACGAACTGAACAAAATGTTCAGGGACACCGTCCGGCTCCTGCCACGGGTCACCGCACCCGTGCAGGTCTACCGCTCCACCGTGGACCACGTGGTGTCGGATGCCAGCATGAACGCCCTCCGGCGCGGGCTGACGCACGCTCCGCTGGAAGTGGTGCGGCTGGAGAACAGCTACCACGTCGCGACCCTGGACAACGACGCCGACCGCATCTTTGAGGGGTCTGTTGAGTTCATCCGGCGCGTCCTGCAGAATGCGCCGGCCGGCCCTGCGCGGCCCGGACAGGAGGTCCGCAGTGAACAGGCCTGA
- a CDS encoding alpha/beta fold hydrolase, producing MTESSPPSRPAAFSYPGHGANARTGVAICHGFTGSPLSIMPWAQHLADLGYAVSVPLLPGHGTDWRQLALTGWQDWYRSYEKALLDLAGRTDSCFTAGLSMGGAIALLAASRHQVAGVSVVNPGLSFYDRRVRIIGLLKYFQRTTVPIQEEQTGAPATNDGDYSLTPLAAVHELKKLFGATVRALPGVDAPVQVFKSRTDAVVPPTSLALLRTGLGANLTDVVDLASSGHVATLDVDAPAIFARSGEFVAAHARHTSPLETP from the coding sequence ATGACTGAAAGCAGCCCCCCGTCCCGTCCGGCCGCTTTCAGTTATCCGGGCCACGGCGCCAACGCCCGCACCGGGGTGGCCATTTGTCACGGTTTCACGGGCAGTCCCCTGAGTATCATGCCGTGGGCACAGCACCTCGCGGACCTCGGATACGCCGTATCCGTCCCGCTTCTGCCGGGGCATGGAACGGACTGGCGCCAGCTAGCGCTGACCGGCTGGCAGGACTGGTACCGCAGCTATGAAAAGGCCCTCCTCGACCTGGCGGGCCGGACGGATTCCTGTTTTACGGCGGGCCTGTCGATGGGCGGTGCGATTGCCCTCCTCGCAGCATCCCGCCACCAGGTGGCAGGGGTCAGCGTCGTTAACCCGGGCCTCAGCTTCTACGACCGCCGGGTACGGATCATCGGCCTCCTCAAATACTTCCAGCGGACCACGGTCCCCATCCAGGAGGAGCAGACCGGGGCGCCGGCGACGAACGATGGCGATTACTCCCTGACGCCGCTCGCGGCAGTGCATGAGCTCAAGAAACTGTTCGGTGCAACCGTACGGGCGCTGCCCGGTGTCGACGCCCCGGTCCAGGTCTTCAAGTCGCGTACCGACGCCGTGGTCCCGCCCACATCGCTGGCCCTGCTGCGGACGGGGTTGGGCGCGAACCTCACCGACGTGGTGGACCTTGCCAGCAGCGGCCATGTGGCTACTCTGGACGTTGACGCGCCCGCGATCTTCGCCAGGTCAGGAGAATTCGTCGCCGCCCACGCCCGCCACACCAGTCCCTTGGAGACGCCATGA
- a CDS encoding lysophospholipid acyltransferase family protein — MFYWVMKRIFLGPVIKLLFRPWVKGLDNIPAQGAAIIASNHLSFSDSIFMPLMVRRPVVFLAKSEYFTGTGIKGRLTAAFFRLTNQLPMDRSGGAASAASLNAGMEVLGAGGLLGIYPEGTRSPDGRLYRGKVGVARLALQAGVPVIPVAMIGTDKVQPIGKRLPNIRRIGMIFGEPLDFNQYREQAEDRTVQRQVTDEIMSRLMRLSGQEYVDEYAAVVKLRLAGKPEEPRAAAEPLAAPAASGDGFIQDSGSGPAPGSPGVEDDARTEAAG, encoded by the coding sequence GTGTTCTATTGGGTCATGAAAAGGATCTTCCTCGGTCCGGTGATCAAGCTGCTCTTCAGGCCCTGGGTCAAGGGCCTGGACAACATTCCGGCGCAGGGGGCCGCCATCATCGCCTCCAACCACCTGTCGTTCTCCGACTCCATCTTCATGCCGCTCATGGTGCGGCGCCCTGTGGTCTTCCTCGCCAAGTCGGAGTACTTCACGGGAACCGGCATCAAGGGCAGGCTCACGGCCGCGTTCTTCCGCCTCACCAACCAATTGCCCATGGACCGCTCCGGGGGCGCTGCCTCCGCCGCGTCCCTGAACGCAGGGATGGAAGTACTCGGCGCCGGCGGCCTGCTGGGCATCTACCCGGAGGGCACGCGAAGCCCCGACGGACGGTTGTACCGCGGCAAGGTAGGCGTGGCACGGCTGGCGCTCCAGGCCGGGGTCCCTGTGATCCCCGTTGCCATGATCGGCACCGACAAGGTCCAGCCCATCGGCAAGCGCCTGCCCAACATCCGCAGGATCGGCATGATCTTCGGCGAACCGCTGGATTTCAACCAGTACCGGGAGCAGGCAGAAGACCGGACGGTCCAGCGCCAGGTCACGGACGAGATCATGTCCCGGCTGATGCGGCTCTCCGGCCAGGAATACGTGGATGAATATGCGGCCGTGGTGAAGCTGCGGCTCGCCGGGAAGCCGGAGGAACCGCGGGCTGCCGCCGAGCCCCTCGCGGCCCCGGCAGCCTCCGGAGACGGATTCATCCAGGACTCCGGGTCAGGCCCGGCGCCGGGCAGCCCCGGTGTGGAGGACGACGCCCGCACAGAGGCCGCGGGATAG
- a CDS encoding 3-deoxy-7-phosphoheptulonate synthase class II: MTELSAKPAFSLSSTAQSGAANYPGLDHWRDLPISQQPSWQDRDVFEASVKELSVLPPLVFAGEVDVLRERLAAAAQGKAFLLQGGDCAETFEAATADKISARVKTILQMAVVLTYGAAMPVIKMGRMAGQFAKPRSSNDETRDGVTLPAYRGDIVNGYDFTPESRGHDAARMLRAYHTSASTLNLIRAFTQGGFADLRSVHQWNKGFTENPAHARYESLARDIDRAIKFMDSCGADFEALKRVEFFASHEALLLDYERALTRIDSRTGFPYDTSAHFLWIGERTRELDHAHVDFLSRVRNPIGVKLGPSTTGDDALRLIDKLDPDREPGRLTFITRMGAGNIREKLPAVVEKVTASGAQVLWVTDPMHGNTVTSPNGYKTRNFDDVIDEVRGFFEVHHGLGTVPGGLHVEMTGDDVAECLGGADPIDQDAFLDRYESVCDPRLNHMQSLEMAFLVAGALAKH; encoded by the coding sequence GTGACTGAGCTATCTGCAAAACCAGCCTTTTCTCTGTCCAGCACCGCCCAGAGCGGAGCGGCCAACTATCCCGGACTGGACCATTGGCGGGACCTTCCCATCTCCCAGCAGCCCAGCTGGCAGGACCGGGATGTCTTTGAGGCCTCAGTGAAGGAACTGTCGGTCCTGCCGCCGCTGGTGTTTGCAGGCGAAGTGGACGTGCTTCGCGAGCGGCTGGCTGCCGCTGCCCAGGGCAAGGCGTTCCTTCTGCAGGGCGGCGACTGCGCCGAGACCTTCGAGGCTGCCACGGCCGACAAGATCAGCGCCCGTGTGAAAACCATCCTCCAGATGGCGGTGGTGCTCACCTATGGTGCCGCGATGCCGGTCATCAAGATGGGCCGCATGGCGGGCCAGTTCGCCAAGCCGCGCTCCTCCAATGACGAAACACGTGACGGCGTGACCCTGCCCGCCTACCGCGGCGACATCGTCAACGGGTACGACTTCACCCCCGAGTCGCGCGGCCACGACGCCGCGCGCATGCTGCGGGCGTACCACACGTCGGCCTCCACCCTGAACCTCATCCGCGCCTTCACGCAGGGCGGTTTCGCGGACCTGCGCTCCGTGCACCAGTGGAACAAGGGGTTTACCGAAAACCCGGCCCACGCCCGTTACGAATCACTGGCCCGCGATATTGACCGTGCCATCAAGTTCATGGACTCCTGCGGCGCCGACTTCGAAGCCCTCAAGCGGGTGGAGTTCTTCGCAAGCCACGAGGCACTGCTCTTGGATTACGAACGCGCGCTGACCCGTATCGACTCCCGCACCGGCTTCCCGTACGACACCTCGGCCCATTTCCTCTGGATCGGCGAGCGTACCCGGGAACTGGACCACGCCCATGTCGACTTCCTCTCGCGGGTACGCAACCCCATCGGCGTGAAGCTGGGCCCGTCCACCACCGGTGACGACGCCCTGCGCCTGATCGACAAGCTCGACCCGGACCGCGAGCCCGGCCGCCTCACCTTCATCACCCGCATGGGCGCCGGCAACATCCGCGAAAAGCTGCCGGCCGTCGTCGAGAAGGTCACCGCCTCCGGGGCGCAGGTCCTGTGGGTCACCGACCCCATGCACGGCAACACCGTCACCTCGCCCAACGGTTACAAGACCCGGAACTTCGACGACGTCATCGACGAAGTGCGCGGGTTCTTCGAGGTGCACCACGGACTGGGGACTGTACCGGGCGGCCTGCACGTGGAGATGACAGGCGACGACGTCGCCGAGTGCCTGGGCGGCGCCGACCCGATCGACCAGGATGCGTTCCTGGACCGCTACGAGTCGGTCTGCGATCCCCGCCTGAACCACATGCAGTCACTCGAAATGGCCTTCCTGGTGGCCGGCGCGCTCGCCAAGCACTAG
- the pknB gene encoding Stk1 family PASTA domain-containing Ser/Thr kinase, which produces MQEHVSDPVVGTLVDNRYAVTSRLARGGMSTVYLAVDQRLDREVALKVLHPHLAADENFLGRLGREAKAAARLSHPHVVGVLDQGNDGNTAYLVMEYIKGHTLRDVLRDRGALPPRLALALIDPVVEGLGAAHAAGFIHRDVKPENVLIADDGRIKIGDFGLARAVTSSTSTGALIGTVAYISPELVLGKPADARSDVYSVGIMLYEMLTGRQPFEGEAPIQVAYQHVNGMVGPPSDLVPRLAGEVDELVQWCTANDPENRPVDGNALLQELRHIRTNLTDAELDLQPPAAAAAAWQHATEILGRTSNPTTLLPPSRPAAPAYPPGLTLPDDDDGDSGWSPPPPRLGKRAQRKADRESEKLRALAAATPVRTLREGNPRRRGFIWVVVLILAALLATGAGWFFGMGPGAAAAVPAVANKTVAQAQQLLNGVGFRSTTSDVFDDDVPTGLVVGSEPAAGTEIRKFQPVSLLVSKGPQLFPLPPLTGGTLDAAKSALNAAEMALGTVTEKFDEEAAAGTVLSQDPAAGTPARHGTPVGLTVSKGPQPIAVPSVVGKAEDDAVAAVEAAGLTAEVAPDQVFDRNVPEGAVVSQSPANGTLTRGGTVTLTISKGPKMVAVPSFIGKQASEARKALEALGFQVRVNNILGGFFGTVRDQSPVDREVPEGSVVTITVV; this is translated from the coding sequence GTGCAGGAACACGTGTCAGACCCAGTTGTAGGGACGCTGGTGGACAACCGCTATGCCGTCACTTCCAGGCTCGCCCGTGGCGGGATGTCCACCGTCTACCTGGCCGTGGACCAAAGGCTGGACCGTGAGGTGGCCCTCAAGGTGCTGCATCCCCACCTCGCAGCAGATGAAAACTTCCTGGGCAGGCTGGGCCGTGAGGCCAAGGCCGCCGCCCGCCTGTCCCATCCGCACGTGGTGGGTGTTTTGGACCAGGGAAACGACGGCAACACCGCCTACCTCGTCATGGAATACATCAAGGGCCACACGCTCAGGGACGTCCTCCGCGACCGGGGTGCCCTGCCACCCCGACTGGCGCTGGCACTGATAGATCCGGTGGTGGAGGGGCTGGGGGCGGCACACGCAGCCGGTTTCATCCACCGCGACGTGAAGCCGGAAAACGTCCTGATCGCCGACGACGGCCGGATCAAGATCGGCGACTTCGGCCTCGCCCGTGCCGTAACCAGCTCAACCAGCACCGGAGCCCTGATCGGGACGGTGGCCTACATCTCGCCGGAGCTGGTCCTCGGCAAGCCGGCGGATGCGCGCAGCGACGTCTACTCGGTGGGCATCATGCTGTACGAAATGCTGACCGGGCGGCAGCCGTTCGAGGGCGAAGCACCCATCCAGGTGGCCTACCAGCACGTCAACGGGATGGTCGGGCCGCCGTCGGACCTGGTCCCCCGGCTGGCCGGCGAAGTGGATGAACTGGTGCAGTGGTGTACCGCCAACGATCCCGAGAACCGGCCCGTGGACGGCAACGCGCTGCTCCAGGAGCTGCGCCACATCCGGACCAACCTCACCGATGCGGAGCTGGACCTGCAGCCGCCGGCAGCGGCCGCCGCTGCGTGGCAGCACGCGACGGAAATTCTGGGCCGCACCAGCAATCCGACAACGCTGCTTCCTCCCTCCCGGCCGGCAGCGCCAGCTTACCCGCCCGGGCTTACGCTGCCCGACGACGACGATGGGGACAGCGGCTGGTCTCCCCCGCCGCCGCGGCTGGGCAAGCGGGCGCAGCGGAAAGCGGACCGGGAAAGCGAGAAGCTCCGCGCGCTGGCCGCCGCAACTCCGGTGCGTACCCTGCGGGAGGGAAATCCGCGCCGCCGCGGCTTCATCTGGGTGGTGGTCCTCATCCTCGCGGCCCTGCTGGCGACGGGCGCGGGCTGGTTCTTCGGCATGGGCCCCGGTGCCGCCGCTGCCGTGCCGGCAGTAGCCAACAAGACAGTGGCACAGGCCCAGCAACTGCTCAACGGGGTGGGCTTCCGCTCCACCACGAGCGACGTCTTCGACGACGACGTGCCCACCGGGCTCGTGGTGGGCAGTGAGCCCGCCGCTGGGACGGAAATCAGGAAGTTCCAGCCCGTCTCATTGCTGGTGTCCAAGGGGCCGCAGCTTTTCCCGTTGCCACCACTTACCGGCGGGACTCTGGACGCGGCGAAGAGCGCCCTGAACGCGGCGGAGATGGCGCTGGGGACGGTCACCGAAAAATTTGATGAGGAAGCAGCTGCCGGTACCGTCCTGTCCCAGGATCCCGCTGCCGGCACCCCTGCCCGGCACGGTACTCCCGTGGGACTTACGGTTTCCAAGGGACCGCAGCCTATTGCCGTTCCGTCGGTCGTCGGTAAGGCCGAGGACGACGCCGTCGCTGCGGTTGAGGCAGCAGGCCTCACTGCCGAGGTAGCCCCCGACCAGGTGTTCGACCGGAACGTTCCGGAGGGCGCCGTGGTCAGCCAGTCCCCGGCCAACGGGACGCTGACCAGGGGCGGCACGGTGACCCTGACCATTTCCAAGGGCCCGAAGATGGTGGCTGTCCCCAGCTTCATCGGCAAGCAGGCCTCGGAGGCACGCAAGGCGCTCGAGGCACTGGGCTTCCAGGTCCGGGTGAACAACATCCTGGGCGGCTTCTTCGGCACCGTGCGGGACCAGTCGCCGGTGGACCGGGAGGTCCCGGAAGGCTCCGTCGTCACCATCACGGTGGTGTAG
- a CDS encoding lytic transglycosylase domain-containing protein, whose protein sequence is MTMSRSPKQPPKPSLPMIAATTAALPAVVLSSLALAQPATAQQPVRNIPSSLAAAMKAQAAAKAAGTVIPAAVVSTTIPAAFQPAQPAAPAEYTIVRGDTVSGIAGRFGLNTGDILKLNNLQANTIIYPGQKLKLSGSAEPAAPAPAAAPAAPAPAAPAPAGGATYTVKPGDTLGAIAARHNVSLSDVFAWNNLSMRSIIYPGQKVKVGGGDPAPAPAAPAPAAPAPAPLANTAAPATGSYTIKAGDTLSAIASRHGVKLSDLLAANKLGMTTVIYPGSKLVIPGGSGQAAQPAAAPQPAAAPLVPSSFLGFSYPAAVVSSANENKALLNASPVPSRDEMKNIVADTARRMGVDPSLALAFAFQESGFNQRAVSPANAIGTMQVIPSSGQWASDLVGRKLNLLDPYDNATAGVAIIRQLLATSKDQDTAIAGYYQGQYSVSKNGMYDDTKAYLAAIKAHQKNFS, encoded by the coding sequence ATGACGATGTCCCGCTCGCCCAAGCAGCCCCCCAAGCCGAGTCTGCCGATGATTGCCGCCACCACTGCGGCGCTGCCAGCGGTCGTATTGTCATCTTTGGCCCTCGCCCAGCCGGCGACCGCCCAGCAGCCCGTACGGAACATTCCCAGCAGCCTTGCAGCAGCAATGAAGGCACAGGCTGCAGCGAAAGCGGCCGGCACCGTAATCCCCGCCGCAGTTGTCTCCACCACCATTCCCGCAGCGTTCCAGCCCGCGCAGCCGGCGGCACCCGCCGAGTACACGATCGTCCGCGGGGATACCGTCAGCGGGATCGCCGGCCGGTTCGGCCTGAACACCGGGGACATCCTGAAGCTGAACAACCTGCAGGCCAACACGATCATTTACCCGGGCCAGAAGCTCAAGCTGTCCGGCTCCGCGGAGCCTGCGGCTCCTGCACCCGCCGCTGCACCCGCCGCTCCGGCTCCCGCAGCGCCGGCCCCCGCGGGCGGCGCGACCTACACGGTAAAGCCCGGCGACACCCTTGGTGCCATCGCGGCCAGGCACAACGTCTCCCTCTCGGACGTCTTCGCCTGGAACAACCTCTCCATGCGCTCCATCATCTACCCGGGACAGAAGGTCAAGGTGGGCGGCGGCGATCCCGCACCCGCCCCCGCAGCCCCGGCTCCCGCCGCACCTGCACCTGCACCGCTGGCAAACACCGCGGCACCGGCAACGGGCTCGTACACCATCAAGGCTGGCGACACGCTCTCCGCCATCGCGTCGCGCCACGGCGTCAAGCTGTCGGACCTGCTCGCCGCGAACAAGCTGGGCATGACCACGGTTATCTACCCGGGCAGCAAGCTGGTGATTCCCGGGGGCTCCGGCCAGGCAGCGCAGCCCGCAGCAGCACCCCAGCCGGCAGCCGCTCCCCTGGTGCCCAGTTCTTTCCTGGGGTTCAGCTACCCGGCCGCTGTTGTCAGCTCCGCCAATGAAAACAAGGCCCTGCTGAACGCCTCGCCCGTTCCCTCGCGGGACGAAATGAAGAACATCGTTGCGGACACGGCACGCCGCATGGGCGTGGACCCCTCTCTGGCTTTGGCTTTCGCGTTCCAGGAATCCGGCTTCAACCAGCGCGCCGTGTCGCCCGCCAACGCGATCGGCACCATGCAGGTCATTCCGAGCTCCGGGCAGTGGGCATCGGACCTGGTTGGACGGAAGCTGAACCTGCTGGACCCGTACGACAACGCCACGGCCGGGGTAGCCATCATCCGGCAGCTCCTGGCCACCAGCAAGGATCAGGACACCGCCATCGCCGGTTATTACCAGGGCCAGTACTCGGTGAGCAAGAACGGTATGTACGACGACACCAAGGCCTATCTGGCGGCCATCAAGGCGCACCAGAAGAACTTCAGCTGA
- a CDS encoding Rv2175c family DNA-binding protein, which produces MSNVENLVGEWLPLPDVARLLDVSITKVHSLIDERSLAALRVGDRKIRSVPAEFIQDGQVVDSLKGTIVVLADAGYSDEDLIVWLFTQDESLRGRPIDALREGRKTEIRRRAQTLAW; this is translated from the coding sequence GTGAGTAATGTAGAAAACCTGGTGGGCGAGTGGTTGCCGCTGCCCGACGTCGCCCGTTTGTTGGATGTATCAATCACCAAGGTGCACAGCCTTATTGACGAGCGTTCCCTGGCGGCTTTGCGCGTGGGGGACCGGAAAATCCGCTCGGTACCCGCGGAGTTCATCCAGGACGGCCAGGTAGTAGACAGCCTTAAGGGAACCATCGTGGTGCTGGCGGACGCCGGCTATTCAGACGAGGACCTTATTGTGTGGCTGTTTACGCAAGACGAGTCACTGCGTGGCCGCCCCATCGATGCCCTGCGTGAGGGCCGCAAGACGGAAATCAGGCGCAGGGCCCAGACCCTGGCCTGGTAA